acactcagtaaactgaggagacacatgtttaccagtgtgttacatgacctttcctttgaacaacactcagtaaactgaggagacacatgtttaccagtgtgttacatgacctttcctttgaacaacactcagtaaactgaggagacacatgtttaccagtgtgttacatgacctttcctttgaacaacactcagtaaactgaggagacacatgtttaccagtgtgttacatgacctttcctttgaacaacactcagtaaactgaggagacacatgtttaccagtgtgttacatgacctttcctttgaacaacactcagtaaactgaggagacacatttttaccagtgtgttacatgacctttcctttgaacaacactcagtaaactgaggagacacatgtttaccagtgtgttacatgacctttcctttgaacaacactcagtaaactgaggagacacatgtttaccagtgtgttacatgacctttcctttgaacaacactcagtaaactgaggagacacatgtttaccagtgtgttacatgacctttcctttgaacaacactcagtaaactgaggagacacatgtttaccagtgtgttacatgacctttcctttgaacaacactcagtaaactgaggagacacatttttaccagtgtgttacatgacctttcctttgaacaacactcagtaaactgaggagacacatgtttaccagtgtgttacatgacctttcctttgaacaacactcagtaaactgaggagacccatttttaccagtgtgttacatgacctttcctttgaacaacgctcagtaaactgaggagacacatgtttaccagtgtgttacatgacctttcctttgaacaacactcagtaaactgaggagacacatgtttaccagtgtgttacatgacctttcctttgaacaacgctcagtaaactgaggagacacatgtttaccagtgtgttacatgacctttcctttgaacaacactcagtaaactgaggagacacatgtttaccagtgtgttacatgacctttcctttgaacaacactcagtaaactgaggagacacatgtttaccagtgtgttacatgacctttcctttgaacaacgctcagtaaactgaggagacacatgtttaccagtgtgttacatgacctttcctttgaacaacactcagtaaactgaggagacacatgtttaccagtgtgttacatgacctttcctttgaacaacactcagtaaactgaggagacacatgtttaccagtgtgttacatgacctttcctttgaacaacactcagtaaactgaggagacacatgtttaccagtgtgttacatgacctttcctttgaacaacactcagtaaactgaggagacccatttttaccagtgtgttacatgacctttcctttgaacaacgctcagtaaactgaggagacacatgtttaccagtgtgttacatgacctttcctttgaacaacactcagtaaactgaggagacacatgtttaccagtgtgttacatgacctttcctttgaacaacactcagtaaactgaggagacacatgtttacaagtgtgttacatgacctttcctttgaacaacgctcagtaaactgaggagacacatgtttaccagtgtgttacctgacctttcctttgaacaacgctcagtaaactgaggagacacatgtttaccagtgtgttacatgacctttcctttgaacaacactcagtaaactgaggagacacatgtttaccagtgtgttacatgacctttcctttgaacaacgctcagtaaactgaggagacacatgtttaccagtgtgttacatgacctttcctttgaacaacactcagtaaactgaggagacacatgtttaccagtgtgttacatgacctttccttcgaacaacactcagtaaactgaggagacacatgtttaccagtgtgttacatgacctttccttcgaacaacactcagtaaactgaggagacacatgtttaccagtgtgttacatgacctttcctttgaacaacactcagtaaactgaggagacacatgtttaccagtgtgttacatgacctttcctttgaacaacactcagtaaactgaggagacacatgtttaccagtgtgttacatgacctttcctttgaacaacgctcagtaaactgaggagacacatgtttaccagtgtgttacatgacctttcctttgaacaacactcagtaaactgaggagacacatgtttaccagtgtgttacatgacctttcctttgaacaacactcagtaaactgaggagacacatgtttaccagtgtgttacatgacctttcctttgaacaacactcagtaaactgaggagacacatttttaccagtgtgttacatgacctttcctttgaacaacactcagtaaactgaggagacacatgtttaccagtgtgttacatgacctttcctttgaacaacgctcagtaaactgaggagacacatgtttaccagtgtgttacatgacctttcctttgaacaacactcagtaaactgaggagacacatgtttaccagtgtgttacatgacctttcctttgaacaacactcagtaaactgaggagacacatgtttaccagtgtgttacatgacctttcctttgaacaacgctcagtaaactgaggagacacatgtttaccagtgtgttacatgacctttcctttgaacaacactcagtaaactgaggagacacatttttgaagtggattCCTTTTCCatccttgcttgatgtacagcttaagttgggtTAAGTTGGGTGTGCTCTCTCCCAGTGCACTTCCGTCTCATCTTACTATTCCCTCTTTTGATATTTCTGCTTTTCTCTCCTGTAGTTTTGTTTCTAAGGCTTGATGTGAAGgcctttttattttgcttcttacacCGCGTCTTAGAGAGTTTCCTGGAGACCTGCGTATATGATGGTCGGATAAACCGGATATGAATCTATACATTTTGTTAACACAGTctgatttatttgtaaatatccAGTCCAGCAGTCTAGCAGTGGTTTTAAGGAGGTTGTTATTGGGGTCATCCTTTGGGTTAGCTTCAACTGTTTGGCTAAACGCTTTAGCTTATTACAACACGCTTCAACCATGTTAGGTTCAAATCAGCCATCGACATAGTTTCTGCAGTCTTGGAGTACATGTACAAAAAAAGGACTCCGATTTTCCTCGCCCGGACACAGGTCaccagggcccccctctggagccatgcACAAAAGCGAGTGCCTGGTGCCGgccctgtccccatggggcccgaccAGGCACCGTACCTTATAGAGGCAACGGGGATCCCTTCTCCAaagggctcaccactcatgggaaggtccatagaggtcgggtgcagtgCAAGCTGGGCGGCGGCCAaaggcttttgattgattgattgattgaaacttgtattagtgtattgcacagtacagtacatattccctacaattgaccactaaatggtaacaccccaataagtttttcaacttgtttaagtcggggtccaccttcatcaattcatggtaagggcaGGGAACTTGGGGGTCCAATCCTGGACTACATAAGCCAGCCTTTAGACCCGATATAAAAAAAACCTTTGGATGGCAAGCTGCCAGAGTAGCAGATTTCACCAGCCCAGAGGTAAGATGAATCAATCATTGAATACCGCTGCTGCATCTTTCAAAAACATAGCAAAGTCAAAAGTCCCACAGTTCCATGTTTGTCATTTTAGTTTTCTTTAAGAAAAAATCGTCTTGCTGGTGTGTTTTGTTCAAACGTATTGTCCCTCTTTATTTACTCCTTCGTTTTAGCTCCTGACTCACACGACACATCAGATTCCCCAGGTAAAGACGAGCATGTACCACCCTTACTCGGAGAATGTTTCATTATCAAAGACCATTTCTGTCCCCAGGTGTTGACCACTCCCAAGAAGAAGCTGTAGGTAAGGTGTGACCTTGTCGTGGTTAAGTTGTCATATCCTTCACTTGAGTAATCCAcacgggggacggcgtggcgtggttgggagagtgtcGGTGCCAGGAACccaggttcctggttcgatccccaccttctaccaacctcgtcacgtccgttgtgtccttgagcaagacatttcacccttgcgcCTGATTGGTCGTGCTTaggaccttgcatggcagctcccgccatcagtgtgtgaatttgtgtgtgaacgggtgaatgtggaaatagtgtcaaagcgcttgtagtaccttgaaggtagaaaattgctatacaagtacaacccatttatcatttacttctGTCTGTCAGCACAACTGACTGTTGAGGACAACCAAGTGGAACTACAAGGTGGTCTGATTCTTCAAAATTGTCAATAGTCATGTAgcctgttgtgttgtgttgtgttggggGACTTGACAAAGTGTCATGTTCACAGGTGTATTGGACTCTCCAGATTCAGGTAGTGTGCCTTGTTCAGTCAGTCAGTTCAGGAttgctacaaagaaaacagatGTTctcatttccaaaaaaaaaacactttttggacAGTTCCAGAGTATGCAGAATCACCAGAGTCTGTGGAAACAGAAGACTCCTCAGAATCACCAGAGTCTGCGGCATCACCAGAGTCTGCAGACAAACCAGAGTCAGATGAATCACCAGAATCCGTAGAAACACCAGAGTCTGCTGAATCACCAGAGTCCATAGAAACACCAGAGTCTGCTGAATCACCAGAGTCCATAGAAACACCAGAGTCTGCTGAATCACCAGAGTCCGTAGAAACATTACATTCCATAGAACCATTAGAGTCTGCTGAATCCCCAGAGTCCGTAGACACACTTGAGCCCGTAGACACACCAGAGTCCTTCGAAACACTACAGTTTGCCGAATCACCAGAGTCTGCAGAAACACCAGAGTTTGCTGAATCATCAGAGTCTGTGGAATTGCCTAAATCTCTAGATTCAGCCGAGTTACAATCAGGTCAGCTGCTGTTTTATTCTAAAATGACAACTTCACCCCATCCTACATTGAGACGTGATGTCAAAGTTTTAAATTGTGGCACTTTGTGTTATCAGAGTCAAGTTCTGAGGTGGGTGAAAACAACAAGAAGACCAGCAGCGATTCTGAGCCTGAGTCTGAATTAGCCACAACTGACATGGATGACACTGGTGATGACCACGACATGCACGATTTAGAGGAGGGCGGTGAAGTGGGGCCTGAGGTGCTAGATGTGGACGAGATACAGGTGGAAGAGGGAAGGGACATACCAGAAATAGATTTGTCCGAGGAGACCCACCTTGAGGAAGGGGGCCCAGTGGTGAtcaaagaggaagaagaaaactcTTCCAAGGATGCAAGTGACAGCAGCAGAGACACCAACGTGGAGGAGCAAAATGTTGAAGAACCTGAAGAGAGCTCCCAAGTCGTTGACTCCACTGAAGGTAAATTCAAAGGGATTTGGAACCAGGCCTTAGAGTAATTTGCAAAAAGTCTTGAATTAaacttattttgttgttttgttttgacaGCAACTCCTACTGAGCAAGCAGACCCTACACCCCCATCTCAAATGGTAAGATCACATTCCCACTTCAACTTCAAACTCTTGATTCAAAGTAAGAAGTGACAAGGAAGACTTGAGTTGTGGTTCTTCTTACAGGAGTGATTCAGACCTTCTTTCTGCAGGGAGGCAGGTAAGGTCAccctccacccccccccccccccatgaaaACACAGATTCTCCTTTTTGAGCCGCAGACCACCTGAGTTGGGGATTAGTGCAGGCCGGTTTGGTTTTTACGTCAGCCTCTTTTGTGTTTTCAGAACCAGGCGTGGGACTGCCTCACTGGACTTGTTTTGTAAGAGCCAAAACGTAATCAGTACTTGGCTCTTCAGTCTGACGGAGGAAGGTGTACATACAGTATGAGCCGTGCTTCCCACAGCCCACTAATAAACTTTGCATTCATGGCCAAGTTGTTGTGTTCTTTTTCATGGTGGACAGTGAGAGCCGCCCTCAACTCTTCTTCTCAGTCTTCTCCCCACAAAAGTAGACTTAGGGATGTGTGAAGATGTGCTTGAACTGTAAATGTTCTTTTGCTGTGAAAGTCACCTCAATCAGGTGTGAACCTCTTCACTTCATATTGTCTGTCACAGCCAGCAAATCCCATAGTCTTAGTCTTAGTCTTAGTTTTTCTGTGTGGCCTGGGGCACAGCAAGAAGGTTCTGACCACAACTGTTCCTTGCATTAATTACAACCTAGTTCAGATTGAACAGGGAAGTCCATGTTTCAAAAAACAGCCTTTTAGTCTTGGGACCATAGAGTGGCCGAAGCTGGCGGAGgcggaggtggaggtggaggtggaggcggAGGCGGAGTCAGGTTACTCCAGACTGCAGCTCAGCCGCATGGAAGAGCAACTGGGATGAAGAAGATGAGGTTTCACTGAGAGCTGGAATGAGAAAGCCTGGTGGTCTTCACACggtcacacgcgcacacacacgcacacacacacacacacactttttgtcCTTTCTTTCCTATTGACTTCCTAAAAACTCAGCAGTACATTCATTTTGAAGGTGGTCCACTGTACTAATCAAGGCAGCTCAGCCTTCAGCAGCACAACTTTGGCAAACTGCAACCTGCTGGGATTAGGCTCCACAAAAcaatgacgtgtgtgtgtgtgtgtgtgtgtgtgtgtgtgtgtgtgtgtgtgtgtgtgtgtgtgtgtgtgtgtgtgtgtgtgtgtgtgtgtgtgtgtgtgtgtgtgtgtgtgtgtgtgtgtgtgtgaatggacagactTATAATGTCAACAATGAGTCGTGTAAAGGTGTCTACTtgactgtgtgcgtgtgtgtgaatggacagacatttaTAATGTCAACAATGAGTTGTGTAAAGGTGTGTActtgactgtgtgtgtgaatggacagacatttaTAATGTCAACAATGAGTTGTGTAAAGGTGTGTActtgactgtgtgtgtgaatggacagacatttaTAATGTCAACAAACTTCACCACTTGTGTGTTTACAACTACACACTGTCAATGTAAACATGTCCTTGAATTTCTACTAATGCAAGTGTGTACACAATACATGTACACAATAAGGTACAATAAGTGTACTCAATAAGGTACAATAAGTGTACTCAATAAGGTACAATAAGTGTACTTAATAAGGTACAATAAGTGTACTCAATAAGGTACAATAAGTGTACTCAAAAATGTACAATAAGTGTACTCATCAAGGTACAATACATGTACATAATGAGGTACAATAAATGTCTATAATGACGTACACTAAGTGTATGTAATGATGTACAATACGTGTATAATGAGGTACACTATGTGTATATAATTAggtacaataaatgtatataataaagtacaATAAGTGTACTCAATAAGGTACAATAAGTGTACACAAAAGGATACATGTACACAATAGGGTACAAAATGTGTACTCAATAAGGTACAATAAGTGTACATAATAAGGTACAAAACATGTAGTCAATAAGGTACAAAATGTGTACTCAATAAGATACAATAAGTGTACATAATAAGGTACAAAACATGTAGTCAATAAGGTACAAAAAGTGTACTCAATAAGGTACAATAAGTGTACCCAATAAGGTACAATAAGTGTACTCGATAAAGTACAATAAGTGTAGTCAATAAAGTACAATAAGTGTACACAATAAAATACAATGCGTGTACACAATAAGGTACATTACATGTACTCAATAAGGTACAATAAGTGTACTCAATAAGGTAAGAGATGTGTACTCAATAAGATAGAATACATGTACTCAATAAGGTACAATTTGTGTACTCAATAAGGTACAATCTGTGTACTCAATAAGATTGAATACAGTACATGTACTCAATAAGGTACAATATGTGTACTCAATAAAGTAAAAGTATATAGTGAAATACAAAAAGTGTACATGATTAGGTACATTACGTGTTTGTAATAAGGTACATTGAGTTTATATAATGAGGTACAATAAGTGTATATAACAAGGTACATTATGTGTATATAATGAGGTACAATAAGTGTATATAATGTGGAAAAATAAGTACATAATAGGTGGATATAATAAGTGTATAATTCAGTGTATATGATAAGTGTATATAATAAGTGTATACAATAAGGTACAATAAGTACATATACTATGGTACAATAAGTGTATATAATAAGTGTATACAATAAGGTACAATAAGTGTATATACTATGGTACAATAAGTGTATATAATATGGTACAATAAGTCTATATGATAAGGTAAAATGAGTGTATATAATAAGTGTATACAGTAAGGTACAATAAGTGTATATATTAAGTGTATATAAGAAGTGTATATGATAAGTGTATATAAAGAGGTACAATAAGTGTTTATAATGAGGTACAATAAGTTTGTATAACAAGTTTATATAATAAGTGTATATAATAAGTGTTTATAAAAAGCATATATAATAAAAGTATATAATAAGGTACAATAAGTGTATATAATAAACGTATATAATAAGTGTATATAGTAAGGTACAAAAAGTGTATACCATAAGTGTATATAATAAGGTACAATAAGTGTATAAAATAGGTGTGTATAATAAGTTTATATAATTAGTGTATATAATAAGTGTATATAATAAGGAAAAATAAGTGTGTATAATAAGTCTATATAATAAGTTTTTACAATAAGTGTACATAATAAGTGTACAATAAGTGTATATAATATGTGCACATAATAAGTGTGTATAATAAGGTACAATAAGTGTACATAATAAGTGtatataataaatgtatataataaGAGTTTATAATAAGTGTATATAATGAGTGTATAtaattgatatatataaatgagtgtATATATTTAACCAAGCTAACATGAAAACCGTTTTCCCTCATTTCTatcaatatgtgaattttgcaaGCAGGGGTGGAAGCAAGCTGGACttggtttatagtaatattaagcTGCACCCCGCCCCCACCTGGGCTCCTCAGACCATATATCTGTGATGCTACttcctgcatacaagcccctGCTGATCAGGAAGCAAGCTACAATGAGGCAGGTGAAGACCTGGCCAGAGGGATCAATGCaagcattacaagactgcttcCAAACCACAGACCGCAACATGTTGATTGACTCTAGCCTCTGGTGAGGGGGGTCACACtctccgttccctccttccctgcttgctctctttgtctgaacttttttaaagcctctttctttgcgctgtcctccaaTCCAAATTTCAAtgtgaatatgatcagctggactcttgacgcaattgacagtcttttcgacaagaaaaagagtttcgggggagcctggctgccctgatggaaccatcgctgcgggttacgtgagggactcctggaactcatggaggatcatgtgcctctcagccctttccatccaggacgtggaagacatctaccatttggagctgtgatcgcggggctctagctgattgggctgggcattgctctgctgtatcgacaaattcggaagacgatggcagccactcaaggagcccaacgGCCGTTCGACGCagtggaaggattgggtcgggctgtgggaacacagactggggcgatttctgttgaatcgcaaaatggatctcatcttgaaaaagtttgcagagaaggaataattaattggaatgaagaaatccagcatggacaaacagagggataagtcactatttttgtcccctcgaagaaaaacaacttcttgatctacgatttggactctcTTGAATGGCCTTGACACGGGAACGGGccgttctgaagaaaatctcccgaggcctcctcaaagatagacgcttttgaccttcttttttgtcaacaacacctgtagctgaactttatcggcctcaggcatacaaaaacattcatcatctctcccaaagtTATTTgggtatatacgcacacacatgacccccacccttgaaatcaacgccttcaccactgcttaattcccgtggggctgtggatggctgagcagcacTATACAGCGGCAGcgagtctcctcaaacccaccccctccctctgttgcaagtggtGTGATATACGTGCCATGtctaaatgtgtgccatgctatgtgaggatttttttccttggacttggtctagccttagactgatatgtTTTTACTCCCCTTCCTCTCACCCAATgttacccttttctcacctttttaaggagcgccgtaaaaatggctgatccgttggcggtcccgtcttgtctccctgtaacgtatgtctgctcttagtggaaCTGTGCCGGAAAATGTcattttcagttcttatgtgtcttgtgcatgttaggAATTGACAATAAATAATCTGAATCTGAAAGTTCAAGGCAGCCGCCACCGATAATCATAATACATGTGTGGAGGAGTATGCAGAGTCTGTGTGcgcatacattcagaagtgcatggaggatgtcAGTGTGATCCAGAACATCCCCACACGGGCCAAAGAGAAACCCTGGATGAAAAGTGAGGTAcgtgcaatgctgaaggctcggaacaaggcTTTCAAGTCTGGCGACATGGTGGCATTAAAATCAGCCAGAGCTAGCCTGAACTGTGCCATTAGGGTTGCAAAGcgtgctcacagtcagaaagtgcaggacttcttccaGAACCCCACCAAGACTAGACCAATGTGACAGGGCATACAGGTCATCACCGACTATAAAGCTGCCCCCTGTCCCTGTGACAACAGCATCAGCTTCCTAGATGACCTTAACAACTACTTTgcaaggtttgaggcacttaacgCCACTACGGCGAGAAAATCCCTCgccctgatgagcagccgctcaacctgGACACAGCGGATGTCCTGAAAACCCTGAGGAGCGTGAACTCCTGGAAAGCACCaggacctgatgacattccgggcaaggtgcttaagggatgtgcagaccagctggcgggggttctcacagacataTTCAACACCACgctgacccaggctgtggtaccatcaggttttaagacggccacaatcctggagcaccaacaccacggctaccatcaagaaggcacaccagagactgcacttcctgagaattctcaggaacaaccacctctcacaggaactgctggtgtccttctaccggtgctccattgagagcatcctgacctactgcatctgcgtgtggttcagcagctgcacggccgcagagacaacggcgctccagaggctcataaagaccgcccagaagttaatcggatgccccctcacccccctggctgacctgtgcagctcccgctgtctcaggaaagcacagagcatcctgaaagacccattccaccccgggcacagccacctggaactgctaccctcaggcagacgctacagggtgctaaaagcgagcaccaacagactaaaaa
The window above is part of the Nerophis ophidion isolate RoL-2023_Sa linkage group LG04, RoL_Noph_v1.0, whole genome shotgun sequence genome. Proteins encoded here:
- the LOC133550672 gene encoding otolith matrix protein OMM-64-like isoform X1 gives rise to the protein MSARFAMLFLLLGLVTVCLTAPLPDRSSVLLAHLDGRPTAPPGTSPPAPDSHDTSDSPGVDHSQEEAVAQLTVEDNQVELQGVLDSPDSVPEYAESPESVETEDSSESPESAASPESADKPESDESPESVETPESAESPESIETPESAESPESIETPESAESPESVETLHSIEPLESAESPESVDTLEPVDTPESFETLQFAESPESAETPEFAESSESVELPKSLDSAELQSESSSEVGENNKKTSSDSEPESELATTDMDDTGDDHDMHDLEEGGEVGPEVLDVDEIQVEEGRDIPEIDLSEETHLEEGGPVVIKEEEENSSKDASDSSRDTNVEEQNVEEPEESSQVVDSTEATPTEQADPTPPSQME
- the LOC133550672 gene encoding testis-specific gene A8 protein-like isoform X3 gives rise to the protein MSARFAMLFLLLGLVTVCLTAPLPDRSSVLLAHLDGRPTAPPGTSPPAPDSHDTSDSPGVDHSQEEAVVPEYAESPESVETEDSSESPESAASPESADKPESDESPESVETPESAESPESIETPESAESPESIETPESAESPESVETLHSIEPLESAESPESVDTLEPVDTPESFETLQFAESPESAETPEFAESSESVELPKSLDSAELQSESSSEVGENNKKTSSDSEPESELATTDMDDTGDDHDMHDLEEGGEVGPEVLDVDEIQVEEGRDIPEIDLSEETHLEEGGPVVIKEEEENSSKDASDSSRDTNVEEQNVEEPEESSQVVDSTEATPTEQADPTPPSQME
- the LOC133550672 gene encoding otolith matrix protein OMM-64-like isoform X2, producing the protein MSARFAMLFLLLGLVTVCLTAPLPGRPTAPPGTSPPAPDSHDTSDSPGVDHSQEEAVAQLTVEDNQVELQGVLDSPDSVPEYAESPESVETEDSSESPESAASPESADKPESDESPESVETPESAESPESIETPESAESPESIETPESAESPESVETLHSIEPLESAESPESVDTLEPVDTPESFETLQFAESPESAETPEFAESSESVELPKSLDSAELQSESSSEVGENNKKTSSDSEPESELATTDMDDTGDDHDMHDLEEGGEVGPEVLDVDEIQVEEGRDIPEIDLSEETHLEEGGPVVIKEEEENSSKDASDSSRDTNVEEQNVEEPEESSQVVDSTEATPTEQADPTPPSQME
- the LOC133550672 gene encoding testis-specific gene A8 protein-like isoform X4 → MSARFAMLFLLLGLVTVCLTAPLPGRPTAPPGTSPPAPDSHDTSDSPGVDHSQEEAVVPEYAESPESVETEDSSESPESAASPESADKPESDESPESVETPESAESPESIETPESAESPESIETPESAESPESVETLHSIEPLESAESPESVDTLEPVDTPESFETLQFAESPESAETPEFAESSESVELPKSLDSAELQSESSSEVGENNKKTSSDSEPESELATTDMDDTGDDHDMHDLEEGGEVGPEVLDVDEIQVEEGRDIPEIDLSEETHLEEGGPVVIKEEEENSSKDASDSSRDTNVEEQNVEEPEESSQVVDSTEATPTEQADPTPPSQME